aattGCAGAGTGtagtgatttctttttaaaatgtattgccGCATGTTAAGatgtatattttatatgaaaTGACACCTGGGTATTATTTAGACTAAATCCTCGTGGTAGCATAGTTCGTACACTCCTAGAATAAAAATGTTAGGGATTGTAATTACCGATATTTCCATATCGTTCTGCACACCAGCACTACTATTTATTAAATCAAGCAATTTTGAATCAGCAATTGATTCCTGTCCCTTTTGGCTCTGCAGCCAAACCAGCTCAAGTGTCAGTAGAAATAAATGAAGGAATTAAAGTACTTTGTTGCTGTATACTTTATTTAGCTGCTTTATGCTTGAAGATTCAGTATTTAATTTATGGTTTACTTAAATTCTTTTTCATATAGAAATCTCTGtgcaacaataataatgaaGCCATGCTGCTAATACAATTATACttgaataataatgataactgTTGAAGTCCCTGTCTTTCTACCCACCTACATTTATACAGTACTGTCTCCCAAGATTAGACAAACACAGGACACATGTACAACTTTTAATTGAAGAAAGACTTGAAGGGGATATAAGACCTTTCTAATTCTGACAAATGATGTAAGCATTCAGGGAGCATTCTTGTGTCAGTTGCCAGACTCCGCTTTCTGACAGCATGGTGCAGCCTGTATCCCCAATAGATCTGTCTGGCTGCCCTGCTCCCCATTTGGTGAAGGTCAGAGGCCGGTTTTTCATATCGGTCTCAAAATTCCCCTCTGCTTTGTTATTGTTGACATTTATCCAGGCCATCTTGTGAACTTCACCAAAGACCTGAGTCAGTATGATGTTCTCCTCTTCGTTCTGGGGCAAAGCCAGCTCTAAGCCTTGTTGGGAGCAGTAGTCGACAGCTCTGGAGAAGGAGTCTCTCTTCTTGTTGGACAAAAAGTATTTCTGACCAACTCTTCTGACAAAATGATAGTTTATAgctgaaaaaaggaaacaacatGCAGCAAATTagtaataaaaaagaaaaagagcaagtgaacacatttgttttccatAAACCATAAACTTTATCGTCTCGGCATTGATGAATGATATACATTTTCCTGTATATGAGGTAAGATACCAGTCGGTGTCCGCATATTAATGCTACGTCTCATGCAATAAAGTTCCAGATCCGATGTTCAagaaaaactgttaaaactAGAATATTTTCTATTCTTTACATGTTCGTAGATTGGCTATTCCAAACAGAATGATTCATATGTAATGCACACATCAAAAAGGTTTTGTCCTCATACAGATGATAATTGAGCCAGTACAGCATTTCACTGAAAATATTTAGCTAATTCCACCACAAACATCCTATTCATATAGATGCATATGGGATACATATACTTTAAAAGTACACAGGTAAAGATAAagttaaaatacattaaaaaaaaatgtattgtcaaACAAAGCACTATCTCTCGGAGAGTTGTAATATATCACCACCCACGTGCACTCAGTTTGTTTAGCACTCCATCTTGAATAGGATACTTACCGAGTTGCAACTTAACAATGCTCTTCTGAGAGGTTTCAACATCCTGACGAGCAGCACTGAAGGGATCTGGATAAAGAGAGCAAATTCAGTTACCAAGGCTGCAATAAACAGGAGCTCACAAATGGGCTATCCCTACAAATTAAAGGCTTTCCATTTCCTTCATGATAACATACTCTTAGTATTTAATGCAGGAGACATTGCACTGGTTTGCGTTATACTCTGCCATCATGAACATTTACTTTTTGTTCAGGATGTTTCACAAAGAAGATATTAATTTACCTTTTTTATAATTTGAGCTGTTCAGTGCTAAATTGATTAGTTCATTAACTGATTACTTCACTTACTTAGGGGTACTTATTGATGACTTAGTCTCAGGTCAAACCACTTATTTCATATTCTAGTTTGGATTTTTTACATACCAAATATGTCGGACCAAATTCGGGCACATGCAAACGTCATCTAGTATATTTCCAATCAAGTCCTGGGTTTCAATCTATTACTCATCATCATAAATCTTGAGAGAAGAGCTAGATTAGGTGGATATGCAATATATATGATACTGTCAAACAGTGCAGTGCAAGGAGATATTTAACAACCTTAAAGAAAGGGGAAACATAAAAAGCATTACGAAGATTGTATTTTGGCAGAGCTGGAAGAAATGTGCAGGTCTTCATCTTTTGTGTACACAACTTGATATGTGTGTCAGCTGTCCTCGCACAGGAGGAACAACTttctacaattaaaaaaaaacagatatgtGGCATTTACTTAACCGATTAAAATAATGCTGTGAAGTCTATATTGTATAttctatatgtatatatatatataaaaatatttacctCGGCCACACATAATGACTGGTCCAGGTGGTCCAGGTGGTCCAGGTGGTCCAGGTAGTCCAGGTAGTCCAGGTGGTCCATTGATCCCTATAGAGCAGGTaaaaagaaagactgaaaataCCACactaaaaaaatatgaacaagagggttgaatgaatgaaaatcacAGAGACTACCTTAAAAATCAAATTCATTAATCTAAAATTTTAAAGCTTGGCGTAAAGATGGCAGTAAAGGAAAAGTCATGTTGTTACAAGTCAACAGGGCTTCTCCTATGGTGAGCATGAAGTATccaaaaatttaaatgtcagcctccttaattttttttgccTGATGGTAGATGATACATCgaccaaaatacattttagccATCTTCTAAAACGCATTAAAGGGCTCACTCAGGTACATGGTAATGTATGCATGTATTAGCCTATATGTGGCCCTTCATAAAAAGTTGAACtgttacacaaataaaaaaggttCATCTTTAGGCAGAACAATTTTGCTTGACATGGAATCCTTCTTCAGTCCatcctcataaaaaaaaaaaagactatatGCTGTTGATCAACTGGGAATACAGCTTACCGTGACCCATTATGATGTTTGTTGTTAAGTGGTGGCCTCAAGTGGGTGTGGTAATTATTACAGGCAGCAAAGtagaaagtcaggtaaagtaatataaagagcaacaaagttGGTATAAGGAGGTGAATAAGGTGGATGGTTGTGATACACAAGCACAGGACGTTtacccaggagactgctgttcatgtccagtttGAAACCAAAGGCAACAgtaagttatttttatttgaacatACTTAACATACTAGGGTAGGGAACTTAAGTGATGTTTAGTTACGTACATAACTTAAATTCCTTTGTTAGTAAAGttacaaaaataatgttattttaatccaaaccacaatgttttcccaAACTAGCTTTATTGCCTAAAACCCAAACTGCAAAGATATGACGAAGGTCCGGTACACCTGTCGCTGGGACGCTTCAACCTTTATGTGGTTTTGGGAGTAACtgacaatcaacctattcagtcgtttgggaatgaggatgtgttgctttctttctattttcagatatgctgtgtgcaaagttgcACGTCTGATGTTAAGATGGTCTTGAGTCAGCTCAGCCAACATGAGTCTTCGCTGGGTGACATGTGAAGGGTAGCATGCGATAAACCCTTCACTGCTGCTACGCCATTGCACTTCTCTTCCATCGCTCTGAAGACTCACCAGTGGAGGAAAGAATTTCCCAACTGAAGTTATAACAGCAGAGTCACTTTCGACCTTTGCTGTCTCATTTCCCTCTTACGACCAGGGATGAGCAAGTACATTATCTAAATCTGTATTTGCTCAACAAGTGAATTTTTTTGTATCTGTAGCCATACTTGAGGAGGTGTAAAAAAGTGACACCAACCTACTAAACCTCTCGCACCCGGAAAACCCGGTGGTCCAGAAGCACCAGGTGGCCCATCTGGCCCAGCTGGCCCAGGATCCCCTTTGTCTCCTTTGGGACCAGAAGGACCTTGAAGCTGACTGTAGCCAATTGGAGCCATCAGGCAGATGAAGCAGAATCGGAGACACAACCTCATCTTCTCAATGCAGAACTGAAACCTATATTAAATAAAGTTGATAATGTTCCT
This sequence is a window from Pagrus major chromosome 8, Pma_NU_1.0. Protein-coding genes within it:
- the LOC141000954 gene encoding pulmonary surfactant-associated protein D-like, producing MRLCLRFCFICLMAPIGYSQLQGPSGPKGDKGDPGPAGPDGPPGASGPPGFPGINGPPGLPGLPGPPGPPGPPGPVIMCGRDPFSAARQDVETSQKSIVKLQLAINYHFVRRVGQKYFLSNKKRDSFSRAVDYCSQQGLELALPQNEEENIILTQVFGEVHKMAWINVNNNKAEGNFETDMKNRPLTFTKWGAGQPDRSIGDTGCTMLSESGVWQLTQECSLNAYIICQN